In Mucilaginibacter celer, one DNA window encodes the following:
- a CDS encoding 2'-5' RNA ligase family protein gives MNMYEDYLMLLSPPEPVKHEIARYKKASARLIGNFKSMDSPAHISIQHLERQKPFMSGKNMELIEQGINTLPPVLLHLDGFAHFTHLHSRMTIYATIRTTPATDDWFSALKKRLKIKKNIVPHITVVRDIPEKHFDALWPHFRHKKLVEPFWIRELSILKRDTLDAFAKWDKFKVFEFKNQTAPGYTRDELELLKAGDPDQINLFI, from the coding sequence ATGAATATGTACGAAGATTACCTGATGCTGCTCTCGCCTCCCGAACCGGTGAAGCACGAGATAGCCCGCTATAAAAAGGCGTCGGCAAGGCTTATCGGTAATTTTAAAAGCATGGATTCTCCGGCGCATATTTCTATTCAGCATCTGGAAAGGCAGAAGCCATTTATGTCTGGTAAAAACATGGAGTTAATTGAACAAGGCATTAATACCTTACCACCAGTACTGCTGCATTTAGATGGCTTCGCGCATTTTACACATCTGCATAGCCGTATGACCATCTATGCCACCATCCGCACCACCCCGGCCACTGATGACTGGTTTAGCGCGCTTAAAAAGAGGCTCAAGATCAAAAAAAATATTGTGCCCCATATTACCGTAGTGCGCGATATTCCCGAAAAACATTTCGATGCGCTTTGGCCGCATTTCAGGCATAAAAAACTGGTTGAGCCATTTTGGATCAGGGAGCTGAGCATCTTAAAGCGCGATACACTGGATGCCTTTGCCAAATGGGATAAGTTTAAAGTTTTCGAATTTAAAAACCAGACTGCTCCCGGCTACACCCGCGATGAGCTGGAACTGCTTAAAGCAGGTGATCCGGATCAAATTAACCTCTTTATTTAA
- a CDS encoding RNA polymerase sigma factor, producing the protein MANKEAAFKQIYEANSKKIFHLCYGYTGDDDAAYDLVQETFLKVWQNLEKFRNQAMISTWIYRIAVNTCLTYLRSEKRQAKDELTPQLAETKREELSEKNEQVALLYKCISKLEESERIIITMVLDEVPYPEIAEISGISEGNLRVKIYRIKQKLTELYNQYERL; encoded by the coding sequence GTGGCCAACAAGGAAGCGGCGTTTAAGCAGATATACGAGGCTAATTCTAAAAAGATATTCCATCTGTGCTATGGTTATACGGGCGATGACGATGCCGCGTACGACCTGGTACAGGAAACTTTTTTAAAAGTTTGGCAAAACCTGGAAAAGTTTCGTAACCAGGCCATGATCTCGACCTGGATTTACCGGATTGCCGTAAATACCTGTTTAACCTACCTGCGCTCGGAAAAACGCCAGGCTAAAGACGAGCTTACCCCACAACTGGCCGAAACAAAACGCGAAGAACTGTCTGAGAAAAACGAACAGGTGGCTCTGCTGTATAAATGTATTTCAAAACTGGAAGAATCGGAAAGGATTATTATAACTATGGTGCTTGATGAGGTGCCGTACCCGGAGATCGCCGAGATCTCGGGTATATCTGAAGGGAATTTGAGGGTGAAAATTTATCGTATTAAACAAAAATTAACAGAGTTATATAACCAGTATGAAAGACTTTGA
- the argG gene encoding argininosuccinate synthase, protein MKKKVVLAYSGGLDTSFCCIYLTQDLGYEVHSVIVNTGGFSEEELKGVEERAYKMGVTSHHVVDETENFYNTCVRFLIYGNVLKNNTYPLSVSAERVSQATAIANYAKEIGAEFVAHGSTGAGNDQVRFDMIFNILVPEVKIITPIRDLKLSREEEIEYLKKHGVDMNFEKAKYSINKGIWGTSVGGKETLTSNLGLPEEAWPTQVTESEVKDLVLTFDKGELVAIGDEQYDHPTKAIQALQAIAQPYGIGRDIHVGDTIIGIKGRVGFEAAAPMVIIKAHHTLEKHVLTKWQLSWKDQLSSFYGNWLHEGQFHDPIMRNIEAFLNDTQVNVSGKVFVQLHPYRFQVVGIESDHDLMSNKFGSYGEMNNAWSGEDVKGFSKIFGNQVMIYHKVNGQND, encoded by the coding sequence ATGAAGAAAAAAGTAGTATTAGCTTATAGCGGAGGTTTAGATACCTCTTTTTGCTGTATTTATTTAACACAGGATCTTGGTTATGAGGTTCATTCGGTTATTGTAAATACCGGCGGTTTTAGCGAAGAAGAGTTAAAAGGCGTTGAAGAGCGTGCTTATAAAATGGGCGTTACATCGCACCATGTGGTTGACGAAACCGAAAACTTTTACAATACCTGCGTACGCTTTTTAATTTATGGTAACGTATTAAAAAACAATACTTACCCGCTATCGGTAAGTGCCGAGCGTGTAAGCCAGGCAACCGCCATCGCTAACTACGCCAAAGAAATTGGTGCCGAGTTTGTTGCCCACGGCAGTACCGGTGCCGGTAACGACCAGGTGCGTTTTGATATGATCTTCAATATCCTTGTACCAGAAGTAAAGATCATCACCCCAATCCGCGATTTGAAACTGAGCCGCGAAGAAGAGATCGAATACCTGAAAAAACATGGTGTTGATATGAACTTCGAAAAAGCTAAATACTCTATTAACAAAGGTATCTGGGGTACTTCGGTAGGTGGTAAAGAAACCTTGACTTCAAACCTTGGTTTACCTGAAGAGGCCTGGCCTACACAGGTTACCGAAAGCGAAGTAAAAGATTTGGTACTTACTTTTGATAAAGGCGAATTGGTAGCCATTGGCGATGAGCAATATGATCACCCAACCAAAGCTATCCAGGCTTTACAAGCTATCGCGCAGCCTTATGGCATTGGCAGGGATATCCACGTTGGCGATACCATTATCGGTATTAAAGGCCGCGTTGGCTTTGAGGCCGCTGCCCCAATGGTGATCATCAAAGCTCACCATACTTTAGAGAAACACGTTTTGACCAAATGGCAGCTTTCATGGAAAGATCAGTTATCATCTTTCTATGGCAACTGGCTGCATGAAGGTCAGTTCCATGATCCTATTATGCGTAATATCGAAGCTTTCCTGAACGATACACAGGTTAACGTAAGCGGAAAAGTGTTTGTACAATTGCACCCATACCGTTTCCAGGTTGTAGGTATCGAGTCTGATCATGATTTAATGTCGAACAAATTTGGCAGCTACGGCGAGATGAACAATGCATGGAGCGGCGAAGACGTTAAAGGTTTCTCGAAAATATTCGGTAACCAGGTAATGATCTATCATAAGGTTAACGGCCAAAATGATTAA
- a CDS encoding GNAT family N-acetyltransferase, whose product MTIQDFDIQVATAQHVDYAAMICDEMAESAKARGTGIATRSPEYVANKMLEGKAVIALHKDGTWAGFCYIETWSHGDFVANSGLIVNPQFRKAGLAKAIKHRIFQLSRTKYPDAKIFGLTTGLAVMKINSELGYEPVTYSELTQDENFWAGCKSCVNFDILTSKNRKNCMCTAMLFDPAEKQKEYEEKMQRITHKATLLERIENAIKKRIGHDH is encoded by the coding sequence ATGACCATACAAGATTTTGATATCCAGGTTGCTACAGCACAGCATGTAGATTATGCTGCCATGATATGCGATGAAATGGCCGAATCGGCCAAGGCACGCGGAACCGGTATCGCCACACGCTCGCCCGAATATGTTGCCAATAAAATGCTGGAAGGCAAAGCGGTTATAGCATTGCATAAAGATGGCACCTGGGCCGGTTTTTGCTACATAGAAACCTGGAGCCACGGCGACTTTGTTGCCAACTCGGGCCTTATTGTTAACCCGCAATTCCGAAAAGCAGGTTTAGCGAAAGCCATTAAACACCGTATTTTCCAATTGTCGCGCACCAAATATCCGGATGCTAAAATATTCGGTTTAACAACCGGTTTGGCGGTAATGAAGATAAATTCGGAACTTGGCTACGAACCGGTTACCTACTCTGAACTTACCCAGGACGAGAACTTTTGGGCCGGCTGCAAAAGCTGCGTAAACTTCGATATCCTCACCAGTAAAAACCGTAAAAACTGCATGTGCACAGCTATGCTGTTTGATCCTGCGGAAAAACAAAAGGAGTACGAGGAAAAGATGCAACGAATTACGCACAAAGCAACGCTTTTGGAGCGTATTGAAAATGCCATAAAAAAACGCATCGGGCACGATCATTAA
- a CDS encoding 2'-5' RNA ligase family protein, translating into MDYAFYHFILPVPDHVNFMILKLKNEAKRLIGNYPSMQARAHITINNYPRKPLDADMQGFSFLSRKLGLLPSVVFEIDGFDCFNEGNNYSKTIYAKVKLSEQNKYWLKLLKDIVGESSTIPHITIARGITPDQFNRLWPHFQKREMKVKFVVSRLTILQNLLTDSDQHAKTYREFEFRGDENVLAGSDNWGINRQIKNYPSINQQISLF; encoded by the coding sequence ATGGACTACGCATTTTATCATTTCATTTTGCCGGTACCCGATCATGTTAACTTCATGATCCTGAAATTAAAGAACGAGGCAAAGCGCCTCATCGGCAATTACCCAAGCATGCAGGCGCGGGCACATATCACCATCAATAACTACCCACGCAAACCACTTGATGCAGATATGCAGGGGTTTTCATTTTTGAGCAGGAAGCTTGGATTATTGCCGTCAGTTGTTTTTGAGATAGATGGTTTTGATTGCTTTAACGAAGGCAACAACTATAGTAAGACAATCTACGCTAAAGTTAAACTAAGCGAACAGAACAAATACTGGCTAAAACTGCTGAAAGATATAGTTGGCGAAAGCAGCACCATTCCCCATATCACCATAGCAAGGGGCATCACTCCGGATCAGTTTAACCGGCTATGGCCGCATTTTCAGAAACGGGAAATGAAGGTAAAATTTGTGGTGAGCAGGCTAACCATTTTGCAAAATTTGCTCACAGATTCAGACCAACATGCCAAAACTTACCGTGAATTTGAGTTTCGGGGCGACGAAAATGTACTGGCCGGCTCTGATAATTGGGGTATAAACAGGCAAATTAAAAATTATCCCTCTATAAATCAACAGATAAGCCTTTTTTAA
- a CDS encoding acyltransferase family protein, whose product METTQRQTYLDWLRILSILGVLFFHSAMPFVAEDGWHIKNHETSNLMMESNHFLHLFRMPLLFFISGTVSYYMMQRRSTLSFIGLRFRRLFIPLLVGMFVIVPPQIYMERLANGYKGSFLDFYPSTFSFQPYPKGNFSWHHLWFIAYLFIYDLIFAPLFAWMISPKSNGFKQKLAILANGKWVYLVMLPGILWFTFTSWDLPETNDLIHDGSYFVYWLLFLLAGFICILQPKLMDSLERNRRFALTIGFISLMIWEVMRWNSIEPWQTAWPFKSIAFSYAFTALRPIIAWGWVLALVGYGKHYFNRSHKVLGYLNQAVYPFYILHQTVIVLIAYYIVQTQNESILSKYIYTVGITLFVTVLIYHLLVRPYALTRFLFGMKPKEKPASQSSATVSELQPEAALSALNL is encoded by the coding sequence ATGGAAACCACACAACGACAAACCTATCTCGACTGGCTACGAATTTTATCCATACTGGGCGTATTATTTTTCCACTCGGCAATGCCTTTTGTTGCCGAAGATGGCTGGCACATCAAAAATCACGAAACCAGTAACCTCATGATGGAATCGAACCATTTTTTACACCTTTTTCGCATGCCGCTGCTCTTTTTTATATCGGGTACCGTGAGTTACTACATGATGCAGCGGCGTTCTACACTCAGTTTCATCGGCTTGCGCTTCCGCCGGCTTTTTATTCCGCTGCTGGTGGGCATGTTCGTCATTGTTCCGCCGCAGATCTATATGGAACGGCTGGCTAATGGTTACAAAGGCTCCTTCCTTGATTTTTATCCCAGTACGTTTAGCTTTCAGCCCTATCCCAAGGGTAATTTCAGCTGGCATCACCTTTGGTTTATCGCCTATTTGTTTATTTATGATCTGATCTTCGCGCCGCTTTTTGCCTGGATGATCTCGCCTAAAAGCAATGGCTTTAAACAGAAACTGGCTATATTAGCCAATGGCAAATGGGTTTACTTGGTTATGTTGCCGGGCATCCTATGGTTTACATTTACCAGTTGGGATTTGCCCGAAACCAACGATCTGATTCACGATGGCAGCTATTTTGTTTACTGGCTGCTGTTTTTGCTGGCTGGTTTTATTTGCATTCTTCAACCAAAATTAATGGATAGCCTTGAGCGCAACCGCCGTTTTGCCTTAACCATTGGCTTCATCAGCCTGATGATATGGGAAGTAATGCGCTGGAACAGTATTGAACCCTGGCAAACAGCCTGGCCGTTTAAAAGTATTGCTTTTTCGTATGCTTTTACCGCTTTACGGCCAATAATTGCCTGGGGATGGGTGTTGGCGCTTGTTGGCTATGGCAAGCACTATTTTAACAGGAGCCACAAAGTGCTTGGTTATTTAAACCAGGCCGTATATCCGTTTTACATACTGCATCAAACGGTTATTGTTTTGATAGCTTACTATATTGTGCAAACCCAAAACGAAAGCATTCTTTCAAAATATATTTATACTGTGGGTATTACCCTTTTTGTTACCGTGCTTATCTATCATTTGCTGGTGCGCCCGTACGCTTTAACAAGGTTTTTATTTGGCATGAAACCCAAAGAAAAACCGGCATCGCAGTCGTCCGCAACGGTATCCGAACTTCAGCCGGAGGCCGCTCTTTCTGCCTTAAATTTGTAA
- a CDS encoding YpdA family putative bacillithiol disulfide reductase gives MLDILIIGAGPIGLACGLAAQKAGLSFVIIEKGTLVNSLYNYPSTMTFFSTSEKLEIGGVPFVTTHTKPNRADALEYYRRVALSNNLPIHLFEEVTEVKLEGGIYTITTKKASYQAKKVILSTGFYDIAVNLDIPGEELPKVKHYYQDPHYYTLQKVVVVGSSNSAIDVALETYRKGAEVTLVIRDSEVSQRVKYWVRPDIINRIKEGSIKAYFNSNLEAIREHEVDIKTPEGLITIPNDFVMAMTGYKPNFDFLKKLGIILSQDKFIPQYNPETMETNMPGLYLAGVVCGGLDTHLWFIENSRVHAEMILADIMAKK, from the coding sequence ATGCTCGACATACTCATTATTGGTGCCGGCCCTATTGGTTTAGCTTGCGGACTTGCAGCCCAAAAAGCCGGTTTAAGCTTCGTGATCATCGAAAAAGGCACCCTTGTAAATTCATTATACAACTACCCTTCAACCATGACATTCTTCTCTACATCAGAGAAACTGGAAATTGGCGGCGTACCATTTGTTACCACACACACTAAGCCTAACCGAGCCGATGCATTGGAATATTACCGCCGGGTAGCTCTATCCAATAATTTGCCTATTCATCTTTTTGAAGAAGTTACCGAAGTAAAGCTTGAAGGAGGTATTTATACCATCACTACTAAAAAGGCAAGCTACCAGGCAAAAAAGGTAATCCTTTCAACCGGCTTTTATGATATTGCGGTTAATTTGGATATCCCCGGCGAAGAGCTGCCTAAGGTAAAGCACTACTACCAGGACCCGCATTATTACACCCTGCAAAAAGTGGTTGTGGTAGGCTCAAGCAATTCGGCTATTGACGTGGCATTGGAAACTTATCGTAAAGGCGCTGAGGTTACCCTCGTAATCCGCGATAGCGAGGTGAGCCAAAGGGTTAAATACTGGGTAAGGCCCGATATTATTAACCGCATAAAAGAAGGCAGCATTAAAGCTTACTTTAATTCCAACCTCGAAGCCATCCGCGAACATGAGGTAGATATCAAAACTCCCGAAGGTTTAATCACCATTCCCAACGATTTTGTGATGGCGATGACAGGTTACAAACCGAATTTTGACTTTCTTAAAAAACTCGGAATTATCCTATCCCAAGATAAATTTATCCCCCAATACAACCCCGAAACTATGGAAACAAACATGCCCGGTTTATACCTTGCCGGGGTGGTTTGCGGCGGCCTCGATACGCATCTTTGGTTCATTGAAAACTCGCGCGTTCACGCAGAGATGATCCTTGCTGATATTATGGCGAAAAAGTGA
- a CDS encoding dicarboxylate/amino acid:cation symporter, translating into MKKSRLTLFIFIALVAGVVAGYIYNTYVFADLNKQISTAGVNLKTINKSIEALTDTTVAAFKDFKIQKAAQLKAQSVATDAREDKLELYNILSKIFLNLIKMIVAPLVFTTLVVGVAKVGDIKAVGRIGGKTMLWFISATLVSLLLGMLLVNLFEPGKTMHLPLPDSHLSTGIKKSALSLTEFIGHVFPKSFIEAMANNEILQIVVFSLFFGVATAAIGEQGKVVIKAMDAIAHVIMKITGYVMKFAPFAVFGAITAVIAKQGLGVLSTYGIFIGEFYFSLFVLWSVIILAGYIVLKKPVFRLINSIKDAMLIAFSTSTSEAAYPKVLEELEHFGCSNKIVSFVLPLGYSFNLDGSMMYMTFASLFLAQSYDIHLSFGHQLSMLLVLMLTSKGVAGVPRASLVVIAGTLSMFNIPEAGLFLLIGIDPLLDMGRSATNVLGNAMATAVVSKWEGEKIST; encoded by the coding sequence ATGAAAAAAAGCAGACTGACGCTCTTCATTTTTATCGCGCTGGTGGCGGGCGTGGTGGCCGGCTATATTTATAATACTTATGTATTTGCCGATCTGAACAAACAGATCAGCACCGCCGGGGTAAATCTCAAAACGATCAATAAAAGCATTGAAGCTTTGACCGATACCACAGTAGCAGCTTTTAAAGATTTTAAAATACAAAAAGCTGCACAGCTTAAGGCTCAATCTGTTGCTACGGATGCCCGGGAAGACAAGCTTGAATTATACAATATATTAAGTAAGATATTTCTTAATTTAATTAAGATGATTGTTGCTCCCCTGGTATTTACCACATTGGTGGTTGGGGTTGCAAAAGTGGGCGATATTAAAGCGGTTGGGCGCATTGGAGGTAAAACCATGCTTTGGTTTATCAGCGCCACCCTGGTTTCATTGCTATTGGGGATGTTGCTTGTAAACCTGTTTGAACCGGGTAAAACTATGCATCTGCCGCTTCCTGATAGTCACCTAAGTACAGGTATCAAAAAGTCGGCATTGTCATTAACCGAGTTTATCGGGCACGTATTTCCTAAAAGTTTTATCGAGGCGATGGCCAATAACGAGATTTTGCAGATTGTTGTATTCTCGTTGTTTTTTGGCGTAGCCACCGCGGCTATAGGCGAGCAGGGGAAAGTGGTAATTAAGGCTATGGACGCTATTGCGCACGTAATAATGAAAATTACCGGTTATGTAATGAAGTTTGCACCGTTTGCTGTTTTTGGTGCGATAACTGCCGTTATTGCCAAGCAAGGCCTTGGAGTACTTTCAACCTATGGCATTTTTATAGGCGAGTTTTATTTTTCGCTGTTTGTGCTATGGTCGGTTATCATACTGGCCGGTTATATTGTATTGAAGAAACCGGTATTCAGGTTGATTAACAGTATTAAGGATGCTATGCTGATCGCATTCAGTACTTCAACCAGTGAGGCTGCTTATCCGAAAGTATTGGAAGAGCTGGAGCATTTTGGCTGCAGTAATAAAATTGTAAGTTTTGTACTGCCGCTGGGTTATTCATTTAACCTGGATGGCTCGATGATGTATATGACTTTCGCATCGCTGTTCCTGGCGCAATCATATGATATTCATCTTTCGTTTGGGCATCAATTATCGATGCTGTTGGTGTTGATGCTTACCAGCAAAGGCGTAGCAGGTGTGCCGAGGGCTTCGTTGGTGGTAATAGCGGGTACTTTGTCGATGTTTAATATTCCAGAGGCGGGTTTGTTTTTACTAATTGGCATTGATCCGCTACTTGATATGGGACGTTCTGCAACAAATGTACTCGGAAATGCAATGGCAACGGCTGTGGTTAGCAAGTGGGAAGGGGAGAAAATAAGTACATAG
- a CDS encoding GNAT family N-acetyltransferase, whose product MVTENIIIKKLTLVDAETLLAFSRDTFFDFFAAANKPEDMEAYASTAFTLSKIEAELNNPDSCFFFAMLNDEIAGYLKLNYRSAQTEFRDPASLEVERIYVSRQHHGKKIGHRLLDFALNEASGQNLQYVWLGVWEHNQKAIGFYTRHGFEPFGSHEFLLGTDRQTDLLMKKSLN is encoded by the coding sequence ATGGTTACCGAAAACATCATCATTAAAAAACTAACTTTAGTTGATGCCGAAACCTTGCTTGCATTCAGCAGGGATACTTTTTTTGATTTCTTCGCAGCGGCAAATAAGCCCGAAGATATGGAAGCTTATGCCTCCACGGCATTTACACTATCTAAAATCGAGGCAGAATTGAACAATCCGGATTCCTGTTTCTTTTTTGCGATGTTGAATGATGAGATTGCAGGCTACCTTAAACTAAACTACAGATCGGCACAAACCGAATTCCGGGATCCCGCCTCGCTTGAAGTTGAGCGGATTTATGTATCGCGACAGCATCATGGTAAAAAGATAGGTCACCGTTTACTTGATTTTGCGCTAAATGAGGCTTCCGGACAGAATTTGCAATACGTATGGCTTGGAGTATGGGAGCATAACCAAAAAGCGATTGGTTTTTACACCAGGCATGGCTTTGAGCCCTTCGGCAGCCATGAGTTTCTTTTAGGAACCGATAGGCAAACCGACCTTTTAATGAAAAAGAGTCTCAACTAA
- the dinB gene encoding DNA polymerase IV, with the protein MEAKRYIVHIDLDSFFVSVERKFHPELIGKPVIIGGSAERGVVASCSYEARAFGIHSAMPTKQALKLCPHAILIRGSHGRYGEASREVTQIIDDTVPLYQKTSVDEFYIDYTGMDRFFDCYQEATKLRQKIIKETGLPISFGMASGRTVAKMATNQAKPNGQMFVKHGDEVKFLAPLNIRKIPGLGESTCNKLYQYGIEKIGHLQKVDIRFLETIFGKYGHALWEKANGIDHSEIVPHSDRKSISTEHTFHTNVSDHRTLETTLVSMTEELSSKLRRENKLSSCLAIKLRYGNFETHTQQQKIALTAAEHILIPGVKNLLRKAWDQHRPIRLIGVRLSDLCTGSYQINLFEDNEERIKLYQAMDQINFKFGDKTICRAAGMEIGTRNFNPFMRG; encoded by the coding sequence GTGGAAGCCAAACGCTATATTGTTCATATCGACCTCGATTCGTTTTTCGTTTCGGTGGAACGAAAGTTTCATCCGGAGTTGATTGGTAAACCCGTAATTATCGGTGGCTCGGCCGAAAGGGGAGTGGTGGCCTCCTGCAGTTACGAGGCGCGGGCATTTGGCATACACTCGGCAATGCCTACCAAACAGGCGCTTAAGCTTTGCCCGCACGCTATCCTCATCCGTGGTTCGCATGGGCGATATGGAGAAGCCTCGCGCGAGGTTACCCAGATCATTGATGATACGGTGCCTTTGTATCAAAAAACCTCCGTCGATGAGTTTTATATCGATTATACCGGGATGGACCGCTTTTTTGATTGTTACCAGGAGGCTACCAAACTGAGGCAGAAGATCATCAAAGAAACCGGCCTGCCAATCTCCTTCGGTATGGCATCTGGCCGAACTGTAGCTAAAATGGCTACCAACCAGGCCAAGCCCAATGGGCAAATGTTTGTGAAGCATGGCGATGAGGTGAAGTTTTTGGCCCCGCTAAACATCAGGAAGATACCCGGGTTGGGTGAGAGTACCTGTAATAAATTATATCAATACGGCATCGAAAAGATAGGCCACTTGCAAAAAGTAGATATTCGTTTTCTGGAAACTATTTTCGGTAAATATGGCCATGCGCTTTGGGAAAAGGCCAACGGGATTGATCATAGCGAGATAGTACCGCATTCCGACAGGAAATCCATCAGCACCGAGCATACGTTTCATACCAATGTATCCGATCATCGCACGCTTGAAACCACGCTGGTATCAATGACGGAGGAGTTGTCATCCAAACTTCGCCGGGAAAATAAGTTATCATCATGCCTGGCCATTAAATTACGTTACGGTAATTTTGAAACGCATACCCAGCAGCAAAAAATTGCACTCACGGCCGCCGAGCATATCCTTATTCCGGGAGTGAAAAATTTGTTGAGAAAGGCCTGGGATCAGCATCGACCTATCCGCCTGATAGGTGTAAGGCTGAGCGATTTGTGTACCGGAAGTTATCAGATTAACCTGTTTGAGGATAATGAAGAGCGCATTAAACTTTACCAGGCGATGGATCAGATCAACTTTAAATTTGGCGATAAAACCATTTGCCGGGCGGCGGGGATGGAAATAGGGACGAGGAATTTTAACCCGTTTATGCGTGGCTGA
- a CDS encoding sensor histidine kinase, whose protein sequence is MKLFGKYVFPLLYGLLIYFTIRLVHDVEIGSRFWERPAMLNTLEISLSVLVGYVGVAMNEWLFRYFEKRWPAGLSYGSVARELAIFAGANLLLINTIFTPMAALTDDGISWADVVDINLIPTLYATVYYGIARTNTWLRAYVNNKVQLEKLTNDQLETELKFLKAQYHPHFLFNALNTIYFQMDEDVPGAKKSTELLSSLLRYQLYDQQQQVPVLQELEYLENYILLQKIRASNKMKLNVKFDNQLADQLIYPLLLLPLVENAFKYIGGEYRIAIECKLENDMFVFSVYNDVPPNMKAPDNYSGIGLENLKRRLHLLYPDKHQLKTGRVDDHYVAQLELKL, encoded by the coding sequence ATGAAACTATTCGGGAAATATGTTTTTCCACTATTGTACGGTCTGCTGATATATTTTACCATCAGGTTGGTGCACGATGTAGAAATAGGCTCGAGGTTTTGGGAACGGCCTGCGATGCTCAATACTTTGGAGATAAGTTTGAGCGTTTTAGTGGGATACGTAGGGGTAGCGATGAACGAGTGGCTGTTCCGGTACTTTGAAAAGCGCTGGCCAGCCGGGCTGAGTTACGGCAGTGTTGCACGTGAACTCGCAATATTTGCCGGTGCTAACCTGTTGCTCATCAATACAATATTTACCCCCATGGCCGCCTTGACAGATGATGGCATTTCGTGGGCCGATGTGGTTGACATTAACCTGATTCCTACCCTGTACGCCACAGTTTACTACGGCATTGCACGCACTAATACCTGGCTTAGGGCTTATGTAAACAATAAAGTTCAACTCGAAAAACTAACTAATGATCAACTCGAAACAGAGCTTAAATTCCTGAAGGCCCAATATCATCCCCATTTTTTATTTAACGCGCTAAATACCATTTATTTCCAGATGGATGAGGATGTGCCGGGTGCCAAAAAGAGCACAGAATTGTTATCAAGCCTGCTGCGTTATCAGCTGTATGATCAGCAGCAGCAAGTGCCCGTTTTGCAGGAGTTGGAATATCTTGAAAATTACATCCTGCTTCAAAAAATACGGGCCAGTAATAAGATGAAGCTGAATGTTAAGTTTGATAATCAGCTTGCCGACCAACTGATTTACCCGCTGTTGTTGCTCCCCCTGGTTGAAAATGCCTTTAAATATATAGGCGGCGAATACCGGATTGCTATTGAATGCAAATTGGAAAACGATATGTTTGTTTTTAGTGTTTATAATGATGTACCGCCTAACATGAAAGCGCCGGATAACTACAGCGGCATCGGCCTGGAAAATTTGAAGCGGAGACTGCATTTATTGTATCCCGATAAACATCAATTAAAAACCGGCCGGGTAGATGACCATTATGTTGCCCAACTCGAACTAAAACTATAA
- a CDS encoding LytR/AlgR family response regulator transcription factor, whose translation MARISCIITDDEPFARKGLEGYVNKAGFFDLKAQCEDAMELGALLAQQSVDLLFLDIQMPHLTGVEFIRSLPNPPKVIFTTAFKEYATDGFDLDVLDYLLKPIPFERFMKAAFKAKDYFDLKNNDPSTGYVFVKSNGKLEKVVFDEVLFIKGMENYVEIHTVARKIITHSTLRAFADKLPQRRFMQTHKSYIVASDKITSIEGNMLNIGAFEVPISRQLKDQVIQALINQSR comes from the coding sequence ATGGCTCGCATAAGTTGTATTATTACCGATGATGAACCTTTTGCCCGCAAAGGCCTGGAAGGTTATGTAAATAAAGCCGGTTTTTTTGATTTGAAGGCGCAATGCGAAGATGCCATGGAACTTGGAGCTTTGTTAGCGCAGCAATCTGTTGATTTGTTGTTTCTTGATATCCAGATGCCGCATTTAACCGGGGTAGAATTTATCCGCTCGCTTCCGAATCCTCCAAAAGTAATATTCACCACCGCTTTTAAAGAATACGCTACCGATGGCTTCGATCTGGATGTGTTGGATTACCTGCTTAAACCCATCCCTTTTGAGCGTTTTATGAAAGCTGCCTTTAAAGCGAAAGACTACTTCGACCTGAAAAATAATGATCCATCAACCGGCTATGTATTTGTTAAAAGTAACGGCAAGCTGGAGAAAGTGGTTTTTGATGAGGTGCTGTTTATTAAAGGCATGGAAAATTATGTAGAGATCCATACAGTTGCCCGTAAAATTATAACGCACAGCACGTTGCGGGCTTTTGCCGATAAGTTGCCTCAGCGCAGGTTTATGCAAACGCACAAATCGTACATCGTAGCAAGTGATAAAATAACTTCGATAGAAGGTAATATGCTAAATATAGGAGCCTTTGAAGTGCCGATAAGCAGGCAGCTAAAAGATCAGGTAATACAGGCTTTGATTAATCAGAGCCGGTAG